A stretch of the Vigna radiata var. radiata cultivar VC1973A chromosome 7, Vradiata_ver6, whole genome shotgun sequence genome encodes the following:
- the LOC106767591 gene encoding phospholipase A1-IIgamma, whose amino-acid sequence MGSIARKWRELSGRGNWKGLLDPLDIDLRRYIIHYGELAQATYDGFNSEKASKFAGNSRYSRKEFFGKVGLEKGNPFKYLVTKFLYATSKASDSEAFLLRSFSKDAWSMQSNWIGYVAVATDEGKEAFGRRDIVVAWRGTIQAAEWVKDFHFHLDPAPAIFGDAASAEVHHGFYSLYTSTNPGSKFTNTSARNQVLDEVGRLVEEYKNEEVSISVTGHSLGAALATLNAVDIAAQGLNKPKDQSQKACPVTAFAYASPRVGDSNFEDAFNGYKDLRALRIRNETDIVPVTLFLGFSDVGQELVIDTRKSKFLKEEVSAHNLEAYLHGVAGTQGKKGGFNLEVNRDIALLNKSIDALKDEYLVPVGWRVHENKGMVQQSDGTWKLMEENEDGFQSIHSSL is encoded by the exons ATGGGTAGCATTGCAAGAAAATGGAGAGAACTTAGTGGGAGAGGCAATTGGAAAGGTCTGCTAGACCCTCTAGACATTGATCTTCGGCGTTACATAATACACTACGGAGAACTTGCTCAAGCTACGTACGATGGTTTCAACTCAGAAAAGGCATCAAAGTTTGCTGGGAACAGTCGATATTCTAGGAAGGAGTTCTTTGGCAAAGTTGGTTTGGAAAAAGGGAACCCTTTCAAGTATTTGGTGACCAAGTTTTTGTACGCAACTTCCAAAGCCAGTGACTCTGAGGCGTTTCTCTTGAGGTCGTTTTCGAAGGACGCTTGGAGCATGCAATCGAATTGGATAGGGTATGTTGCTGTTGCCACTGATGAAGGGAAAGAAGCATTTGGGAGGAGGGACATAGTGGTTGCTTGGAGAGGAACCATTCAGGCTGCAGAATGGGTtaaggattttcattttcatttggaTCCTGCGCCGGCCATTTTTGGTGATGCTGCTTCTGCAGAAGTTCACCATGGATTTTACTCTCTTTACACCTCCACGAACCCAGGTTCAAAATTCACCAATACCAGTGCTAGAAACCAG GTGCTTGACGAGGTTGGAAGACTTGTAGAGGAATACAAGAATGAAGAAGTTAGCATAAGTGTGACAGGGCACAGCTTGGGTGCTGCACTTGCAACATTAAATGCAGTGGACATAGCTGCCCAAGGGTTGAACAAACCAAAAGACCAATCTCAGAAAGCGTGTCCTGTAACTGCATTTGCATACGCGTCTCCTCGTGTAGGAGACTCAAACTTTGAGGATGCCTTCAATGGCTATAAAGATCTGCGAGCACTGCGTATTCGTAATGAAACTGATATTGTCCCCGTTACTCTCTTTCTAGGCTTTTCCGATGTGGGACAGGAACTAGTGATCGACACTAGAAAATCCAAGTTCTTGAAGGAAGAGGTGAGTGCTCATAACTTGGAGGCTTACTTGCACGGAGTTGCTGGAACGCAAGGGAAAAAGGGAGGGTTCAATTTGGAGGTGAATCGTGACATTGCACTTCTGAACAAGAGCATAGATGCATTGAAAGATGAATATCTTGTTCCTGTGGGATGGAGGGTGCACGAGAACAAGGGTATGGTTCAACAATCAGATGGTACTTGGAAGCTTATGGAGGAAAATGAAGATGGTTTTCAATCCATACATTCCAGTTTATAA